The region AGGGTAACCTGGGTTAATGCCTTCCATATGTATTACCTCATCATTATGCTTACGTAGAGAATTAATTATACTCCTTAGGACATACTTCTCACTAACCTTCAGCATAGCCACCTCAAATACTCTACCCTCTGGGTAATTCACGCCGGCTTGATTAACCCAATAGTACCATTGAAAGTCCTGTAATCCTGCTGTCCAATCAACCTCATGAATATAAGTCATGTCTAATAATGCTGGGTGAATGCGATGAATATTCACGATGCATTACCCCGCTTAAGTAGTTATAAGCATTACCCCATAGGGACTATAGAACTATTTACTTACTTCAAACTAAGGTTAACATGATACATGCAACACTTTGCCTTACTATTTTATAACTAAGACCACATTGGTTAAGCTCCATATGAGTTCATGGGATATAATAAGGAGGTTTGATGAAGCTAAGTTAACCTCAGCCCACTATAGGTGGACCATATTGGCCGCAATGGGTGACTTCCTTGATGCTGGTGCAATAGTAGCTGGGGCAGTTTCAACAATATACTGGACTACCGTGTTCCACTTAACTCCAACCCTACTGGGAATAATCGCCGCCTTCAGCCCAAACGCCTTTGCAGCCTTCGTGGGCGCTATTATGGCCGGTCCACTGGGGGATAAGTATGGTAGGAAGACAATCTATATGTATGACCTGTTAGCCTACTTCGTGGGCACGGTTCTAATGGCCGCTGCAGTGAATTACGTAATGCTCCTGATCGGTTACATAATCACTGGCATTGCCGTTGGCCTTGATGTACCTACCTCCTGGTCCCTAATTGCTGAATACGCCCCTAGGTATAAGAGGGGGTTCTTAATGGCCTTCACTAACGTAATGTGGTATATTGGGCCAATAGTAATGCTACTGCTTGGAATAGCCTTTGAGCCCTACGGGGCGTTAACCTTTAGGGTAGTGTTTGGTGTATTGGCAGCAGTTGCATTAATAACATGGGTTCTTAGAAGAGGCCTCATTGAGTCACCTAGGTGGGGGCTTGTAGCAGGTAAGACTAATGTAGTGGAATCAGCCCTAAAGCAGCTTGGTGAGGGGGCGCAACAGGCTGGTAGTCAGCAGGCTCAGCAGACTCAGTATAAGTATAAGTGGAGTGATATCTTTAAGTACAAGAAGGGGTTAGCATTCATAATACCAATATACATCTTCTGGGGTGTTCCAGCAGGTACCTTCGGCTTCTTCCTACCTTACTTCTTTAAGGATATTGGCTTCACAACCACAACCATGGCATACGTGGGTGATATATTATGGTTCATTACCGCCATAATTGGTGTGGTTGCAGTCTACATGCAGTTATCCGATAAATTAGACAGGAATGTCATGTATGCGGTGTCTGCTGCAATATGCGGCCTATCCTTCGCCCTCCCAATATTCCTACCATTCAGTATACTTTGGGTGGCGTTATTTAACGTTATAGGTTTCGGTTTTGGACATGGCATGTGGCTATGGCCTCAGACTAGGGTTTGGTCCACTGAATTATTCCCAACTGAAGTTAGGAACAGTGCTCAAGGCTTCGCATGGTCATGGATGAGGTTCGCCTTAGGCGTATGGAGCTTAGTCGTACCAACCATAATAGCAGTAATAGGCTATAAGGCTATCGCCGCTGTGGCTACATCATTCTTCATACTCAACATTATAATAGGTTACCTGTATGGTCCAAGGTCACAGGGCAAGAGTCTTGAGGAGGTTTTAAGAGACTTCTACGGCGGTAAAATACCTTAAGAGCACCCATTACCTTAAATACTCCTTAAATCAATTTTTCCTTCCATTAATTAAATCATAACGTTAAAAGTACTATAATGCATTAAGCCTAATACACCGTAATGTGGGCACTAAAGGGATATTAATGATTAAGGGGCATGCAGTAGGATTAGGCTATTAACCAAGAAGCTTGTGGGAGTTTAAATAAAGTTTAAGACTATGCGGTAACTGATTTTCCAGAAACGCTTATAATCTGGTTTAATACCTTAAGCGCATGGATTTGAGTGAATTAGTTTCACTGCTTACCAGTAAGGGTGTTGATTACTTAATGTCTCAATTACCTAACCTAATAGTCAGCAAGCAGGTTTCTAGGGAGGATGCTCAGTTAATATTGGCCTACGTAATGAGGGAGGATATTAAGGCTTTAAGGGATGAAATGAGAATAATGAGAGAAGATATGAAGACGATTAGAGATGACATAAAAGTAATGAGAGATGATATAAGAGTGTTAAAAGATGACATGAGGTCATTAAGTGATGAGGTAAGGGCTCTAAGGGGTGATGTAAAGGCATTAATAGAGGAAAACAAGATAATGAATAGTAAGCTTGATGATTTACGTAAGGATATTACCGATGGGATTGATAACCTACGTAAGGATGTCTTAGATAGGTTGGATTTACTGAATAATCAGCTTAGGGTCCTTAATGCTAACATTGCCTCAACCTATGAGCTAACGTCGAAGATTATGGCTAAGCTAATGGAGTTAGGTATCACTAAGTGAATTAGGTGGGTTAGTTCATTTCCGGTGGATTTTGCCTATTAGGTGTTATAGGGAGTTAATAGTTAATTATGCTAATGCCTTAATGATTGCCTTAGGTAATTAAGTAATGGTTACCGTGACTTGCTAGATTAATCATGGAGTAATGTTTATAAGTATACATTAACATGAAATAATATGAGCAATTGGGTTACTGTATCCACTAAGGTTAGGAGGGAGGTTCTTGAGAAAGCAAGGAAATATGGAGTAAATATTTCTGAGTTTTTACGT is a window of Caldivirga sp. DNA encoding:
- a CDS encoding MFS transporter — its product is MSSWDIIRRFDEAKLTSAHYRWTILAAMGDFLDAGAIVAGAVSTIYWTTVFHLTPTLLGIIAAFSPNAFAAFVGAIMAGPLGDKYGRKTIYMYDLLAYFVGTVLMAAAVNYVMLLIGYIITGIAVGLDVPTSWSLIAEYAPRYKRGFLMAFTNVMWYIGPIVMLLLGIAFEPYGALTFRVVFGVLAAVALITWVLRRGLIESPRWGLVAGKTNVVESALKQLGEGAQQAGSQQAQQTQYKYKWSDIFKYKKGLAFIIPIYIFWGVPAGTFGFFLPYFFKDIGFTTTTMAYVGDILWFITAIIGVVAVYMQLSDKLDRNVMYAVSAAICGLSFALPIFLPFSILWVALFNVIGFGFGHGMWLWPQTRVWSTELFPTEVRNSAQGFAWSWMRFALGVWSLVVPTIIAVIGYKAIAAVATSFFILNIIIGYLYGPRSQGKSLEEVLRDFYGGKIP